A single window of Cryptococcus neoformans var. neoformans JEC21 chromosome 3 sequence DNA harbors:
- a CDS encoding expressed protein produces the protein MTIIHVVAFKTATPSTIGPLTTSIKALKDNCINPRTGKPYILDLRGGKQISTEGLDRGMQVVFVLEFENDDDLQYYIDEDPAHEQFKKSAKGEWEAIDVLALDFSNGKF, from the exons ATGACAATCATCCATGTCG TCGCATTCAAGACCGCTACTCCCTCCACCATCGGGCCTCTGACAACAAGCATCAAAGCTCTGAAAGATAACTGCATAAACCCTAGGACTGGCAAACCTTACATACTTGACCTGAGGGGTGGAAAACAAATTTCTACTGAAGGATTGGATAGGGGCATGCAGGTCGTTTTCGTACTGGAATTCGAG AATGATGACGACCTCCAGTACTACATTGATGAAGATCCTGCTCATGAACAATTCAAG AAAAGCGCCAAAGGAGAATGGGAGGCAATTGATGTTCTTGCATTGGACTTCAGCAACGGGAAATTCTGA
- a CDS encoding transmembrane protein, putative, with protein MPFIKALDHAIPNGQTFNNLAKAPGAVAGGLTSAVGSVGNMVGVEQVRGAAVHMFDPDASPAVKAAAAAKAKASLGLPSRDKVREGISGDGGGARAVIIDSSTSANAPKPTVTLADIDKASQAEGQREGSDDMPGSIPSNTAPSIPTWVMAGWKQAAGLGKTATAREEATVLQTYLTETMYGAWYHNAAVILFAILSTRLLTVLHLDWGWIIVVLAFCSSYYSISISRTRQRVRDDIQRELVKTRLVTETESADWINSFLERFWLIYEPVLSQTIIASTDAALAGVAPPGVDSIRMTTFTLGTKAPRIDYVRTFPKTPEDVVIMDWALSFTPNDLEDITPRQAAKQVNPKVVLSIRVGKGALSKALPVLLEDMSFSGKMRIKLKLMTNFPHVQTVDISFIEKPTFDYVLKPIGGETLGFDINSIPGLAPFIRDQVHSNLGPMMYDPNVFTIDLQQLLSGTPLDAAIGVLRVTVLDARNLKATKFGGGDPDPYVSFSIGAKPAIAQTKTIRSSSNPSFHETQFLLINSLADVLNLNVFDFNDHRPDSLLGTVSHELGTLADDAEQEGIVGQILGGGKDRGTLRYDLSYFPVLKPEKNADGTLEPLPDTQTGIVRLTIHQAKDLDVSHALLGGGALSPFASVFLGSGKNEVHRTKVLKHANQPIWEDACEFLVPEKHNSVVTVAITDSKDFAVDPSLGMVTIRLADLLEAKERHQDWFPLKGSRQGKVRMTAEWKAVAMTGSIGGANSYIPPIGILRVWLKRAVDVKNVEAALGGKSDPYVRIMGNNRIMARTEVINNNLNPEWDQIIYVPVHSIREHFMLEVMDYQNIGKDRSLGHVDLAARDYIDESGEQKYPYISKGSQDRRDRIKLDKANHFKGELHYEVDFKPAVSLRGGVSFDAQKNELEIAAEAAEAQSAAEGASSSVTATVTPEANGSIKAASVPSGIVGVDDVTAGDANGHANQSVVDASIAAAALTAEEEDAQPETAAEDPREGVIMSTEEILSCQSGVIVFQVISGKLARRGSLEVMFDDGYWPAFTSGKARSNHPTWDQVGEGFIRELDFSRVWLRINAADENSKEDVVAEFKCDTKDFLERSINAPYDFVLTEPDGSNRSIVQIAARFVPVDIVLQPRESINNMGILRVDVIDAKALHGADRSGKSDPYVVFSLNDMKVFKSETKKKTLHPVWNESFETMVPSRVAAKFAFEIFDWDRVGTATSLGGNIIDLAVLEPFEATEVSLPVITEKRGEKGTFTFRLLFTPEIIARVRHNTSSFVSAGRAITQIGGVPLGVGKGVIHGGGAVAGGVAHGLGSVGGFAGRRIGLIKKKDKLTGKEVVIDPVTGTSVPVAPGTEITPAIGESSDVAAGQTSAPVGANLDGAVPGHHATTLPVGESASPQQPGTLGVTVISAKDLKSNREGSVKPYVQIKAGGKTVKTEHVKGSAPEWNESFSFNLTPNIKSFSVTVCDHHTLGKDPELGEAEVDIWRHIRPAVPDADVWVELSNGTGLLRLKLDWNTGFANPTPMRLGSRIRTPSVSSKSLPDSPGRFSMKKSKE; from the exons ATGCCTTTTATTAAGGCTCTTGACCATGCGATACCGAATGGACAGACATTCAACAACCTAGCCAAAGCTCCCGGAGCTGTGGCGGGTGGTTTGACTTCCGCTGTGGGATCAGTCGGCAATATGGTGGGTGTAGAACAAGTCAGAGGAGCCGCAGTTCAC ATGTTTGATCCGGATGCATCGCCAGCGGTAAAGGCTGCTGCGGCTGCTAAGGCAAAGGCATCACTTGGTTTACCTAGCCGGGATAAAGTGAGGGAAGGCATATCTGGGGACGGCGGGGGCGCGCGAG CTGTAATCATTGATAGCTCCACATCCGCCAACGCTCCGAAACCAACCGTGACACTTGCGGATATTGACAAGGCGTCTCAAGCTGAAGGTCAGAGGGAAGGCAGC GATGATATGCCTGgctccatcccttccaacACGGCTCCCTCTATCCCTACTTGG GTCATGGCAGGCTGGAAGCAAGCAGCTGGCTTGGGAAAGACGGCAAcagcgagagaagaagctacCGTTTTGCAAACTTACCT CACTGAGACAATGTATGGTGCTTGGTATCACAATGCGGCCGTC ATCCTTTTTGCCATCCTATCTACCCGTCTTCTCACTGTTCTTCATCTCGACTGGGGTTGGATTATCGTTGTCCTTGCTTTTTGCTCGTCCTATTACTCTATCTCCATCTCGCGAACTAGGCAGCGGGTTAGGGACGACATCCAAAGAGAGCTGGTGAAAACGAGGCTAGTCACTGAGACTGAAAGCGCGGACTGGATTAATTCATTTTTGGAAAGATTTTGGCTTAT CTACGAGCCTGTCCTCAGTCAAACGATCATAGCAAGTACTGATGCTGCTCTGGCTGGAGTAGCCCCTCCTGGCGTTGACAGCATCCGTATGACTACTTTTACTC TCGGTACTAAAG CTCCTCGTATTGATTATGTCCGCACTTTCCCAAAAAC TCCCGAGGATGTTGTGATCATGGACTGGGCCTTGTCTTTCACTCCGAACGATCTTGAAGACATCACCCCTCGCCAAGCTGCCAAACAGGTAAACCCAAAAGTTGTGCTTAGCATCCGAGTTGGTAAGGGTGCGCTGTCCAAGGCATTGCCTGTCTTGCTGGAAGACATGTCTTTCTCTGGCAAAATGAG AATCAAATTGAAATTGATGACCAACTTTCCCCATGTGCAGACAGTAGATATCAGTTTCATTGAAAAGCCTACGTTCGACTATGTGCTTAAGCCTATTGGCGGAGAGACTTTGGGATTTGACATCAACAGTATCCCAGGCCTCGCCCCATTCATCCGTGACCAAGTGCACTCCAATCTCGGTCCCATGATGTACGACCCCAACGTTTTCACCATCGATTTGCAGCAACTCCTCTCCGGCACACCACTTGATGCCGCTATTGGCGTCCTTCGTGTCACTGTTCTTGACGCTCGCAACCTCAAAGCAACCAAATTTGGTGGAGGTGATCCCGATCCTTATGTGTCCTTCTCCATAGGTGCAAAGCCGGCCATCGCCCAGACTAAGACAAtccgttcttcttccaaccctAGTTTCCATGAAACTCAGTTCCTTTTGATTAATTCCCTTGCCGACgttctcaacctcaacgTTTTTGATTTTAATGACCATCGTCCTGACAGCTTGCTCGGTACCGTTTCTCACGAGCTCGGCACGCTTGCCGACGACGCTGAGCAAGAGGGTATTGTGGGCCAAATTCTCGGCGGTGGCAAAGATCGTGGCACACTTCGATATGATCTGTCCTACTTCCCTGTCCTCAAGCCAGAGAAGAACGCTGATGGCACACTTGAACCACTTCCGGACACTCAGACGGGCATTGTTCGTCTTACCATTCACCAAGCCAAGGACCTTGATGTCTCACATGCACTTCTGGGAGGGGGTGCTCTCAGTCCTTTCGCCAGCGTCTTCCTTGGTTCGGGCAAAAATGAAGTTCATAGGACCAAGGTTCTCAAACATGCCAATCAACCTATTTGGGAAGATGCATGTGAATTCCTTGTACCGGAGAAGCACAATTCAGTTGTGACGGTTGCTATCACCGACAGCAAGGACTTCGCAGTTGACCCGAGCTTGGGAATGGTCACTATTCGTCTGGCTGATTTGCTCGAAGCCAAGGAAAGGCACCAAGACTGGTTCCCTCTCAAGGGCTCACGTCAGGGCAAGGTCCGTATGACTGCTGAGTGGAAGGCCGTCGCTATGACTGGTTCCATTGGGGGTGCTAATTCATATATACCTCCAATTGGTATCCTTCGTGTATGGCTCAAAAGAGCTGTAGATGTGAAGAATGTCGAGGCTGCTTTGGGTGGTAAATCTGATCCCTATGTGAGGATCATGGGCAACAACCGTATCATGGCCCGAACTGAGGTTATCAACAATAATCTTAATCCCGAATGGGATCAGATAATCTATGTGCCTGTGCACTCGATTCGGGAACACTTCATGCTCGAAGTGATGGATTATCAAAATATCGGTAAAGACAGGTCGCTTGGTCACGTGGACTTGGCCGCTAGAGATTACATCGACGAAAGTGGCGAGCAGAAGTACCCTTACATCTCAAAGGGTTCTCAAGATAGGAGGGACAGAATCAAACTTGACAAGGCAAACCATTTCAAGGGTGAACTACATTACGAAGTGGATTTCAAGCCAGCCGTTTCTCTCCGAGGTGGAGTCTCTTTTGATGCTCAGAAGAACGAGCTTGAAATTGCAGCGGAAGCTGCTGAGGCTCAGTCTGCTGCGGAAGGCGCTAGTTCCAGTGTCACGGCTACAGTCACTCCAGAAGCCAACGGATCCATCAAGGCTGCGTCCGTACCTAGCGGTATCGTTGGGGTCGACGATGTTACTGCTGGAGATGCCAATGGTCATGCCAATCAGTCGGTCGTGGACGCCTCGATAGCTGCAGCTGCTCTTAcggccgaagaagaagatgcccAACCGGAGACAGCTGCAGAGGATCCGCGGGAGGGAGTAATTATGTCTACCGAGGAGATTTTGTCATGCC AATCCGGAGTTATAGTCTTCCAAGTTATCTCTGGCAAACTTGCTCGGCGTGGCTCCCTTGAAGTTATGTTTGATGATGGTTACTGGCCTGCTTTCACTTCAGGTAAAGCTCGCAGTAATCACCCAACCTGGGACCAAGTTGGTGAAGGCTTTATCCGTGAACTTGACTTTAGTCGAGTTTGGTTGAGAATTAATGCAGCCGATGAGAATAGTAAAGAGGATGTTGTGGCTGAATTCAAATGTGACACTAAGGATTTCCTGGAAAGGTCCATT AACGCTCCTTATGACTTCGTTCTTACTGAACCCGATGGCTCGAATAGAAGTATTGTCCAGATTGCTGCTCGCTTTGTACCTGTAGACATTGTGCTTCAACCTCGAGAAAGTATTAACA ACATGGGTATCCTCAGGGTTGATGTAATAGATGCTAAGGCATTGCATGGTGCTGATAGGAGTGGTAAATCTGAT CCATATGTGGTCTTTTCTTTGAACGACATGAAGGTATTCAAATCggaaaccaaaaaaaa AACCCTTCACCCCGTATGGAATGAGAGCTTCGAGACCATGGTTCCTTCTCGCGTGGCGGCTAAGTTTGCATTTGAGATATTCGATTGGGACAGG GTCGGTACCGCAACTTCCTTGGGTGGGAACATAATCGATTTAGCTGTTCTCGAACCTTTTGAAGCTACCGAGGTCTCTTTACCTGTTATCACTGAAAagcgaggagagaagggcaCTTTTACATTCAGATTGCTCTTCACCCCTGAAA TCATTGCTCGAGTGCGTCATAATACCAGCTCCTTTGTCTCTGCCGGTCGAGCTATCACACAAATTGGGGGTGTTCCTCTTGGTGTTGGCAAGGGCGTTATTCATGGCGGGGGTGCCGTCGCGGGTGGCGTCGCTCACGGCCTGGGTTCCGTCGGCGGGTTTGCTGGCCGTCGCATTGGCCTgatcaagaaaaaggacaaaTTAACGGGAAAAGAGGTCGTCATCGATCCTGTTACCGGCACTTCTGTTCCTGTAGCTCCTGGTACCGAAATTACTCCCGCTATTGGCGAAAGTTCTGATGTTGCAGCAGGTCAGACTTCTGCTCCCGTTGGCGCTAATCTCGATGGGGCCGTACCAGGTCATCATGCAACAACATTACCAGTAGGGGAGAGTGCTAGTCCTCAGCAGCCAGGGACTCTCGGTGTGACCGTTATCAGCGCCAAGGACCTCAAGAGTAATAGGGAAGGCAGTGTAAAACCTTATGTTCAGATCAAAGCGGGAGGTAAAACTGTGAAGACCGAACACGTCAAAGGCTCTGCTCCAGAATG GAACGAAAGTTTTTCTTTCAACCTAACTCCTAATATAAAGTCTTTCTCCGTGACTGTATGCG ACCACCATACCCTCGGCAAAGATCCTGAACTTGGCGAGGCTGAAGTCGATATATGGAGACACATCCGACCTGCCGTACCCGATGCCGACGTTTGGGTTGAGCTCAGTAATGGTACAGGCCTTTTGCGTTTGAAATTGGACTGGAACACTGGCTTTGCAAACCCTACACCCATGAGGTTGGGATCCAGGATCAGGACACCTAGCGTCAGCTCCAAATCTTTACCAGATAGTCCTGGTCGATTCTctatgaagaagagcaaggaatGA
- a CDS encoding expressed protein — protein sequence MTGESSAIRKYDVDFKKTPGTLSITSTHIIWVPKVKDAMDRQSQAMNRAINMLASKPENERVSLKIIFKENVPPGGLHFVFTNANTRGDDRKAVQDILIPFVAANKNPTASAPGTPGSSTTPNTPSAATSAVMSDVAKGKRKMNEVTPAGLSTVSTESSPLPPAVRSQRRKYNTLRQRVLEKNDALRMLHRDLVLGRQITEEEFWEGREALIQAEEMAYAQKPGRPSRLLDDRFDLDAGRRGKTTGGTGVGIKQADNGPVILKLSKELTREIFEEFPVVQDAYAKYVPGISETEFWSRYFTSQLWERHRASVRKSANDEISRKKDDIFDQYLEEPDWNLQPRQPMPDRDGVERYLDLAATEEDHGEATSIRDVTMQAGRERSALPLIRRFNDHSKKLLRAASAGQTVRNSAFGGDIGIYEEINLEDLHDPSATPAIILDVENAAALDEGDDKLAPTGVLPGYSDSELLAMATESASILLDSMPDFSSVCLANPGPFIDDDESQRNPAYEAFAKQRDSQAAALATVKDMWSRANAENAVLPVFPEMLFEQIRSCHNSATEFLRQYWSAILPSVPGALGGQTPSAKDAKAAKMASYLKNTSNKIEAIVQTAQITGFDPERVRKALAPTLGAVEVALERERKRVKGK from the exons ATGACAGGCGAATCCTCAGCAATACGTAAGTACGACGTTGACTTCAAGAAGACACCGGGAACCCTCAGTATTACGTCAACCCATATAATATGGGTTCCAAAGGTTAAGGATGCTATGGATCGTCAAAGTCAGGCTATGAACAGGGCTATCA ATATGTTAGCAAGTAAACCTGAAAACGAGCGCGTCAGTCTCAAGATAATCTTCAAAGAAAACGTACCCCCAGGAGGTCTTCATTTCGTTTTCACCAATGCCAACACTAGAGGAGATGACAGAAAAGCTGTACAAGATATTCTCATACCATTTGTCGCCGCAAACAAGAATCCCACTGCATCAGCCCCCGGTACTCCCGGatcttccaccaccccGAACACTCCCAGTGCAGCAACGAGTGCAGTTATGTCAGATGTGGCCAAAGGGAAGCGAAAGATGAATGAGGTGACCCCTGCGGGCTTGTCGACCGTGTCAACtgaatcttctcctttacCTCCTGCAGTAAGATCACAGAGGAGAAAGTACAACACATTGCGACAGAGGGTACTGGAAAAGAATGACGCTTTACGGATGTTACATCGTGATTTGGTGTTGGGAAGGCAAATTACTGAAGAGGAATTCTGGGAGGGTAGAGAG GCGCTCATTCAGGCAGAAGAAATGGCGTACGCGCAAAAGCCTGGTAGACCTTCTAGACTGTTAGACGACCGCTTTGATCTCGAtgcaggaaggagaggcaaGACTACCGGAGGAACGGGTGTCGGTATCAAGCAAGCAGACAATGGGCCGGTCATATTGAAGCTCTCAAAGGAATTGACAAGAGAAATATTTGAAGAGTTTCCTGTTGTTCAGGACGCTTATGCGAAATATGTCCCCGGG ATTAGCGAAACCGAGTTCTGGTCCAGGTATTTCACATCGCAGCTGTGGGAACGACATCGTGCCAGTGTGCGAAAATCCGCCAATGATGAAATTTcaaggaaaaaggatgaCATCTTTGACCAATATCTCGAAGAGCCGGATTGGA ATCTGCAGCCGAGGCAACCCATGCCGGATAGAGATGGCGTGGAACGGTATCTTGATTTAGCAGCAACAGAGGAGGATCACGGAGAG GCTACTTCTATCCGAGATGTCACAATGCAGGCAGGGAGGGAACGAAGTGCTCTCCCTCTAATAAGGCGTTTCAATGATCATTCTAAAAAATTGCTTCGCGCTGC GAGTGCTGGGCAGACTGTCCGAAATAGCGCTTTTGGCGGG GACATTGGTATATATGAGGAGATCAATCTCGAAGATCTTCATGATCCGTCAGCAACACCAGCTATCATTCTAGATGTTGAAAATGCTGCTGCcttggatgaaggagatgataaATTAGCTCCTACAGGCGTTCTCCCTGGATATTCTGATTCGGAGCTCTTGGCTATGGCCACTGAGTCTGCTTCGATCCTACTTGATAGCATGCCCGATTTCTCCAGCGTCTGCTTGGCCAATCCCGGTCCGTTTatcgacgacgacgaaagTCAGAGAAATCCAGCATATGAAGCGTTTGCTAAACAGAGGGATAGTCAGGCTGCTGCATTGGCCACTGTGAAAGATATGTGGTCGCGAGCTAATGCAGAAAATGCTGTGCTGC CTGTCTTCCCAGAGATGCTTTTTGAACAAATTCGGTCATGCCATAATTCGGCGACCGAGTTTTTGCGACAATACTGGTCAGCCATTCTACCATCCGTCCCGGGAGCGCTTGGTGGGCAAACCCCAAGTGCTAAAGATGCCAAGGCTGCCAAGATGGCTAGTTATCTGAAGAATACTTCAAATAAAATTGAAGCAATTGTGCAAACCGCGCAGATCACTGGTTTCGATCCAGAGAGGGTCAGAAAG GCACTTGCCCCTACTCTTGGTGCAGTTGAGGTGGCtcttgaaagagaaaggaaaagagtgAAAGGTAAATAG